In Peromyscus eremicus chromosome 2, PerEre_H2_v1, whole genome shotgun sequence, a single genomic region encodes these proteins:
- the Fam110b gene encoding protein FAM110B, producing MPTETLQTGSMVKPVSPAGTFTSAVPLRILNKGPDYFRRQAEPNPKRLSAVERLEADKAKYVKSQEVINAKQEPVKPAVLAKPPVCPGAKRALGSPTLKVFGNHAKTESGVQRETLKLEILKNIINSSEGSSSGSGHKHSSRNWPPHRDATDLHRHSFAESLKVYPTPGRGSPQESSSHVSRRLLEQSPESFLHVSHSSSDIRKVTSVKPLKAIPCSSSAPPLPPKPKVAAMKSPEADQVEPACGVSRRPSLQRSKSDLSDRYFRVDADVERFFNYCGLDPEELENLGMENFARANSDIISLNFRSASMISSDCDQSQDSNSDLRNDDSANDRVPYGISAIERNARIIKWLYSIKQARESQKVSHV from the coding sequence ATGCCCACGGAGACGCTACAGACAGGTAGCATGGTGAAGCCAGTCAGCCCCGCGGGCACCTTCACGTCGGCGGTGCCCCTACGCATCCTGAACAAAGGACCGGACTACTTCCGCAGGCAGGCCGAGCCCAACCCCAAGAGACTCAGTGCAGTGGAGCGGCTGGAGGCTGACAAGGCCAAGTACGTCAAGAGCCAGGAGGTGATCAACGCCAAGCAGGAACCCGTGAAGCCGGCTGTGCTGGCCAAGCCCCCGGTGTGCCCAGGAGCCAAGCGCGCACTGGGCAGCCCCACTCTCAAGGTGTTTGGCAACCATGCCAAGACCGAGAGCGGTGTGCAACGCGAGACCCTCAAACTCGAGATCCTCAAGAACATCATCAATAGCTCCGAGGGCTCCAGCTCTGGCTCTGGCCACAAGCACAGCTCCCGAAACTGGCCTCCTCACAGGGATGCCACTGACCTGCACCGACACTCCTTTGCTGAGTCGCTGAAGGTGTACCCTACGCCTGGGCGAGGCAGCCCGCAGGAGAGCAGCTCCCATGTGAGCAGGAGACTGCTGGAGCAGTCCCCAGAGTCTTTCCTGCACGTCTCGCACAGCTCCTCGGACATCCGCAAAGTGACCAGCGTGAAGCCCCTTAAAGCCATCCCCTGCAGCAGTtctgcccctcccctgcctcccaagcccAAGGTAGCTGCCATGAAGTCCCCCGAGGCTGACCAAGTGGAACCAGCCTGTGGGGTCAGCCGGAGACCTTCCCTTCAGCGGTCGAAGTCAGACTTGAGTGACAGGTATTTCCGAGTAGATGCAGATGTGGAGAGGTTCTTCAACTACTGCGGACTCGACCCGGAAGAGCTGGAAAACCTTGGCATGGAGAACTTTGCAAGGGCTAATTCTGACATCATATCCCTCAACTTCCGCAGCGCAAGCATGATCAGCTCAGACTGTGACCAGTCTCAGGACAGTAACAGTGACCTTAGAAATGATGACAGTGCCAATGACCGGGTGCCATATGGCATTTCTGCCATCGAAAGAAATGCTAGGATCATCAAGTGGCTATATAGCATCAAACAAGCTAGAGAGTCACAGAAGGTGTCCCATGTGTAA